In the Paralichthys olivaceus isolate ysfri-2021 chromosome 15, ASM2471397v2, whole genome shotgun sequence genome, one interval contains:
- the sptbn2 gene encoding spectrin family protein isoform X3, which translates to MELDHREREPCLSPAAFVNQVQYSNILEGRFKQLQDEREAVQKKTFTKWVNSHLGRVTCRIGDLYTDLRDGRMLIRLLEVLSGEQLPKPTKGRMRIHCLENVDKALQFLKEQKVHLENMGSHDIVDGNHRLTLGLIWTIILRFQIQDISVETEDNKEKKSAKDALLLWCQMKTAGYPNVNIHNFTTSWRDGLAFNAIVHKHRSDLIEFDNLKRSNAHYNLQNAFNVAEKELGLTKLLDPEDVNVDQPDEKSIITYVATYYHYFSKMKALAVEGKRIGKVLDYAIEADQLIEKYETLASELLQWIEQTIGTLNDRQLANSLSAVQNQLQAFNSYRTVEKPPKFTEKGNLEVLLFTIQSKMRANNQKVYMPREGKLISDINKAWERLEKAEHERELALRNELIRQEKLEMLAARFDRKAAMRETWLSENQRLVSQDNFGTDLGAVEAATRKHEAIETDIGAYWERVAAVEAVAKELEAEGYHDVRRILARRDNVLRLWEYLKELLVARRERLHAHRDLQRLFQEMRYIMDWMADMKSRLQSQDSGKHLHDVLDLLQKHTLVEADISAQAERIKAVQGAAQRFTSYEQVYKPCEPGLVSEKVDQLGQAYEELGQLAGNRREQLEDSRRLWQFMWDLGEEAAWIREQEQILASGDCGRDLTSALHLLSKHEAFRDEMAARYGPLSNSIAAGEALVNEGHFGAPEVTERIQDIRAQWAHLEDTTKLREQSLKEAVALHQFQTDANDMEAWIMETLRQVSSQELGHDEFSTQTLARKQREIDEEIQSHRPLIDSLQEQVQALPQAYIQIPQVDGRLPAIEQRYEELETLSVARRQALEGALALYRMFSEAGACQLWVEEKEQWLDGMEIPTKLEDLEVVQQRFETLEPEMNNLGTRVTDVNQVAEQLLSSDNCSKDQIHQTRDQLNNRWTEFEQLAGQKKHALESALNIQNYHLECNEIQTWMKEKTKVIESTQSLGNDLAGVMALQRKLTGMERDLEAIQGKLDDLRNEAEKLAMEHPDQAGEIQGRLAGIQEVWEELNATMKRREESLGEASKLQGFLRDLDDFQSWLSRTQTAVASEDIPTSLPEAESLLAQHENIKNEVDNYKEDYEKMRAVGEEVTQGQTDAQHMFLAQRLQALDTGWHELRRMWENRHSLLAQAFDFQTFLRDAKQAEAFLNSQEYVLSHTEMPASLQGAEEAIKKHEDFLTTTEASEEKITGVVETGRRLINESNANSDKIQEKVDSIQERHLRNKEAANELLTKLKDNRELQHFLQDGQELTLWINEKMLTAQDMSYDEARNLHSKWQKHQAFMAELASNKDWLDKIDKEGQALVAEKPELKPVVQQTLEDLQRQWEELEGTTRTKAQCLFDANRAELFTQSCSALDVWLKNLEGQLHNDEYGKDLTSVNILLKKHQMLEHQMEVREKEVQSLQSQALALSQEDAGLAEVDGQQRRVTDNFSNLQEPLKLRRQRLLASKEAHQFNRDLEDEILWVKERMPLATSTDHGKDLPTVQLLIKKNQTLQKEIQGHQPRIDDIHRRGKTQSQVDGERQSVLEERLVELKDLWDQLIGETDKRHARLIEANRAQQFYADAAEAEAWMGEQELHMMSEEKAKDEQSALVMVKKHHILEQALEDYAQTIHQLANSSRLMVTSEHPESERITLRQAQVDKLYAGLKDLAEERRGRLQERLRLTQLKREVDDLEQWIAEREVVAGSHELGQDYEHVTMLRDKFREFARDTSTIGQERVDGVNGLADDLIESGHPENASVAEWKDGLNEAWADLLELIDTRTQMLAASYELHRFHQDAMEVLGRVKEKHEALPSDLGRDLNTVQHLHRQHNTFEHDIQALSGQVNQVQEDAARLQKAYAGEKADDIHRSENAVTSAWEGLLEAGQARRLLLLDTVEKFRFFNMVRDLMLWMDGVNLQIDAHDSPRDVSSAGLVIANHQDIKSEIETRADSFTACTEMGNTLINNNHYAADEIREKLVQLQEKRDRINKNWQDKMDHLQIVLEVLQFGRDAYVAESWLAGQEPLVRAAELGTNVDEVESLIKRHEAFEKLAAAWEDRFVLLEKLTTLEEQEIQRRREEEERARRPPTPPPAEEVAQSETESHVHDSAARTSLDQTTLNQSVSVNGVHSDNDTSQQSLSLSLSVGKKSEPKRVCKPKQPERGSESESVNGPGRDSGLASSRLEPSATLPSRGGAESEPDTMEGMLCRKQEMESHSKKAASRSWQNVYCVLRKGSLGFYKDGKSASNGIPYHGEVPISLGEAVCEVANGYKKRKHVFKLRLGDGKEYLFQAKDESEMSSWIQSILSSIPTGSGDSPGGPRALSRAMTMPPISPSSGDAGGVTMRNKEGKDKDREKRFSFFGKKK; encoded by the exons ATGAGCGTGAAGCGGTTCAGAAGAAGACCTTTACCAAATGGGTGAACTCTCACTTAGGCCGAGTGACCTGTCGCATTGGTGATTTGTACACCGACCTACGCGATGGCCGCATGCTAATCCGCCTCCTGGAAGTGCTCTCAGGAGAACAGCTG CCAAAGCCCACCAAAGGTCGCATGCGTATCCACTGCCTGGAGAATGTTGATAAAGCCCTGCAGTTTCTCAAGGAGCAAAAGGTCCATCTAGAAAACATGGGCTCCCATGACATTGTGGATGGGAATCACCGCCTCACACTGGGTCTCATCTGGACCATTATCCTTCGCTTCCAG ATCCAGGACATCAGTGTGGAGACGGAAGACAACAAGGAGAAAAAGTCAGCTAAAGATGCCCTGCTGCTTTGGTGCCAAATGAAAACTGCTGG ATATCCCAACGTCAACATCCACAACTTCACAACCAGCTGGCGAGATGGTCTGGCGTTCAATGCCATAGTGCACAAACACAG ATCTGACCTGATTGAGTTTGACAACCTGAAAAGATCCAATGCTCACTACAATCTTCAGAATGCTTTCAATGTCGCTGAGAAGGAACTGGGCCTTACCAAGCTGCTGGACCCAGAAG ATGTCAATGTTGATCAGCCTGATGAAAAGTCCATCATTACATATGTGGCCACCTACTATCATTACTTCTCCAAGATGAAAGCCCTGGCAGTGGAGGGCAAAAGAATTGGCAAG GTGCTGGACTATGCGATTGAGGCTGACCAGCTGATAGAGAAGTATGAAACCCTGgcttcagagctgctgcagtggaTTGAGCAGACCATAGGGACACTCAATGACAGGCAGCTAGCTAACTCACTGAGTGCTGTGCAGAACCAGCTCCAGGCTTTTAACTCCTACCGGACTGTGGAGAAACCCCCCAA ATTTACAGAGAAAGGAAACTTGGAGGTTCTTCTTTTCACTATCCAAAGCAAGATGCGAGCAAACAACCAGAAAGTTTACATGCCAAGAGAGGGCAAACTTATCTCAGACATCAACAAG GCATGGGAGCGCCTGGAAAAGGCAGAGCATGAACGTGAGCTGGCTCTACGAAATGAGCTGATTCGACAAGAGAAGCTGGAGATGCTCGCTGCTCGTTTTGACCGCAAAGCAGCTATGAGGGAGACATGGCTGAGTGAGAACCAGAGGCTGGTGTCTCAG GACAACTTTGGAACTGATTTGGGAGCGGTGGAAGCTGCCACCCGTAAACACGAGGCAATTGAGACAGACATTGGGGCATATTGGGAGcgtgttgctgctgtggaggCCGTTGCCAAAGAGCTGGAAGCAGAAGGATACCATGATGTGCGGCGTATACTTGCTCGAAGGGATAATGTGCTTCGACTCTGGGAATACCTGAAAGAGCTTCTGGTTGCACGCAGAGAGCGGCTGCATGCCCACCGTGACCTACAGAGACTGTTCCAGGAGATGCGTTACATCATGGACTGGATGGCAGATATGAAG agtcGTCTGCAGTCTCAGGACAGTGGCAAACATTTGCATGATGTGTTGGACCTACTTCAGAAACACACTTTGGTAGAGGCTGACATTTCAGCTCAGGCAGAGAGGATCAAGGCAGTGCAGGGAGCAGCACAGCGCTTCACTTCCTATGAACAGG TCTACAAACCATGCGAGCCTGGACTAGTTAGTGAAAAGGTTGACCAGCTGGGTCAAGCCTACGAAGAGCTTGGTCAGCTTGCTGGAAACCgcagagagcagctggaggacTCCCGCCGTCTGTGGCAGTTCATGTGGGATCTCGGAGAGGAGGCAGCCTGGATCCGAGAGCAGGAGCAGATCCTGGCTAGTGGAGACTGTGGGCGTGACCTCACTTCTGCTCTTCACCTGCTCAGTAAACATGAGGCTTTCAGAGATGAGATGGCTGCACGCTATGGTCCCCTGAGTAACAGCATTGCTGCCGGGGAAGCTTTGGTTAACGAGGGACACTTTGGAGCCCCAGAGGTCACAGAGAGGATTCAAGACATTCGTGCACAGTGGGCACATCTTGAGGAT ACAACTAAGCTGAGAGAGCAGAGTCTCAAAGAAGCTGTGGCCCTGCATCAGTTCCAAACAGATGCAAATGACATGGAGGCCTGGATCATGGAGACACTTAGACAGGTGTCAAGTCAGGAGTTGGGCCACGATGAGTTCTCCACTCAAACTCTAGCTCGCAAGCAGAGGGAGATAGATGAGGAGATCCAAAGCCACCGCCCCCTCATCGACTCCTTGCAAGAGCAGGTTCAAGCACTACCGCAGGCCTATATACAAATCCCTCAG GTGGATGGCCGCCTACCTGCTATTGAACAGCGCTATGAAGAACTGGAGACTCTTTCAGTAGCTCGGCGGCAGGCTCTGGAAGGTGCCCTGGCCCTTTACCGCATGTTCAGTGAAGCAGGCGCCTGCCAGCTCTGGGTGGAAGAAAAGGAGCAGTGGTTAGATGGCATGGAGATCCCTACCAAACTGGAAGACTtagaggtggtgcagcagag ATTTGAGACTCTTGAACCTGAGATGAACAACCTAGGCACTCGAGTCACTGATGTTAATCAGGTGGCAGAGCAGCTGCTGAGCTCTGACAACTGTAGCAAAGACCAAATCCACCAGACACGAGACCAACTCAACAACAG ATGGACAGAGTTTGAACAACTGGCTGGTCAAAAGAAACATGCCCTAGAGTCTGCCCTCAACATCCAGAACTACCACCTGGAGTGTAATGAGATCCAGACTTGGATGAAGGAAAAGACCAAGGTGATTGAATCCACTCAGAGTCTGGGCAATGACCTGGCTGGAGTGATGGCACTGCAACGCAAACTCACTGGCATGGAGAGGGACCTGGAGGCCATTCAG GGCAAATTGGATGACCTAAGAAATGAGGCAGAAAAGCTGGCCATGGAACATCCAGATCAGGCAGGAGAGATCCAAGGCCGTCTGGCTGGGATTCAAGAGGTGTGGGAGGAGTTGAACGCAACCATGAAGCGACGTGAGGAATCACTGGGTGAAGCCAGCAAGCTGCAGGGCTTCCTCAGGGATCTGGATGACTTTCAGTCCTGGTTGTCCCGCACCCAGACAGCTGTGGCCTCAGAAGATATTCCCACTTCTCTGCCTGAGGCAGAGAGTTTACTAGCCCAGCATGAGAATATAAAGAATGAGGTGGATAACTATAAGGAGGACTATGAGAAGATGCGTGCAGTTGGTGAGGAGGTGACCCAAGGTCAGACAGATGCCCAGCACATGTTCTTGGCTCAGAGGCTCCAGGCACTGGATACTGGATGGCATGAGTTGCGTCGCATGTGGGAGAACCGCCACAGTCTTTTGGCCCAAGCCTTTGACTTCCAGACTTTCCTAAGAGATGCAAAGCAGGCAGAAGCTTTCCTGAACAGCCAG GAGTATGTGCTGTCACATACAGAGATGCCTGCCAGTCTTCAGGGAGCAGAAGAGGCCATTAAGAAGCATGAGGATTTCCTCACTACCACAGAGGCCAGTGAGGAGAAGATAACTGGTGTAGTGGAGACCGGACGGCGCCTCATTAATGAATCTAATGCAAACTCTGATAAGATCCAGGAAAAAGTTGATTCCATCCAGGAAAG ACATCTTAGAAATAAGGAGGCTGCAAATGAATTGCTGACAAAGCTTAAGGACAACCGTGAACTTCAGCACTTCCTCCAAGATGGGCAGGAG CTCACATTGTGGATCAATGAGAAGATGCTGACGGCACAGGACATGTCTTATGATGAGGCCAGAAATCTTCACAGCAAGTGGCAGAAGCACCAGGCCTTCATGGCAGAGCTGGCCTCTAACAAAGACTGGCTGGACAAAATTGACAAG GAGGGTCAGGCTCTGGTGGCAGAGAAGCCTGAGCTGAAACCTGTTGTCCAGCAGACCCTGGAGGACCTACAGCGTCAGTGGGAGGAGCTGGAAGGCACCACACGCACCAAGgcccagtgtttgtttgatgccAACAGGGCTGAGCTTttcacacagagctgctccGCTCTAGATGTCTGGCTGAAGAACCTCGAGGGTCAGCTACATAATGACGAATATGGCAAAGATTTGACCAGTGTCAACATCCTGCTCAAGAAGCACCAG ATGCTGGagcaccagatggaggtcagagagaaggaggtgCAGTCCCTGCAGTCTCAGGCTTTGGCGCTGTCCCAGGAGGACGCTGGACTAGCAGAGGTAGATGGTCAGCAAAGGCGTGTCACTGACAACTTCTCAAACCTCCAGGAGCCTCTCAAACTGAGGAGACAGAGACTACTCGCCTCCAAAGAAGCACATCAGTTCAACAGAGATCTGGAGGATGAAATT CTATGGGTGAAAGAGAGGATGCCCCTGGCAACCTCCACAGACCATGGAAAAGATCTGCCTACCGTTCAGCTGCTTATCAAGAAGAACCAG ACATTACAGAAGGAGATCCAGGGCCACCAGCCTCGCATTGATGACATCCACAGACGGGGAAAGACTCAGAGCCAGGTGGATGGTGAGAGACAGTCTGTCCTAGAGGAGCGTCTTGTTGAGCTGAAGGACCTTTGGGACCAACTGATTGGCGAGACAGACAAACGTCATGCACGTTTAATAGAGGCCAATCGCGCCCAGCAGTTCTATGCTGATGCAGCGGAAGCCGAAGCCTGGATGGGCGAACAAGAGCTACACATGATGTCAGAAGAAAAGGCCAAG gaCGAGCAAAGCGCACTAGTGATGGTCAAGAAGCACCATATCCTGGAACAGGCACTTGAGGACTACGCCCAAACTATTCACCAGCTAGCTAATAGCAGCCGTCTCATGGTCACCAGTGAACACCCAGAGAG CGAGAGAATTACCTTACGGCAAGCCCAAGTGGACAAGCTGTATGCAGGGTTGAAGGACCTCGCTGAGGAGCGTCGTGGGCGGCTTCAGGAGAGACTGCGGCTGACCCAGCTGAAGCGTGAGGTGGATGACCTAGAGCAGTGGATTGCTGAGAGGGAGGTGGTTGCTGGCTCCCATGAACTAGGACAGGACTATGAACATGTCACA ATGCTAAGGGACAAGTTCCGGGAGTTTGCTCGTGACACCAGCACTATTGGCCAAGAGCGAGTAGATGGTGTAAATGGGTTGGCAGATGACTTGATTGAGTCGGGTCATCCTGAAAATGCCAGCGTGGCTGAGTGGAAGGACGGGTTAAATGAGGCCTGGGCAGATCTGCTGGAGCTGattgacacacgcacacaaatgtTGGCCGCCTCCTATGAATTGCACCGCTTCCATCAGGATGCCATGGAGGTGCTCGGACGTGTTAAGGAAAAGCATGAGGCACTGCCTTCTGACCTTGGCCGTGATCTGAACACTGTCCAGCATCTACACAGGCAGCACAACACTTTTGAACATGACATCCAGGCCCTCAGTGGACAG GTGAACCAGGTGCAAGAGGATGCAGCACGGCTGCAGAAGGCGTATGCTGGAGAGAAAGCTGATGACATTCACAGGAGTGAAAATGCTGTGACATCTGCATGGGAGGGCTTGCTCGAGGCTGGCCAGGCCCGCAGGCTCCTCCTGCTGGACACAGTGGAGAAGTTCCGCTTCTTCAACATGGTGCGAGACCTCATGCTGTGGATGGATGGTGTCAACCTGCAAATTGACGCACACGACAGTCCAAG GGATGTATCATCTGCAGGGCTGGTCATTGCCAATCATCAGGACATCAAATCAGAGATTGAGACCAGGGCTGACAGCTTTACTGCCTGTACTGAGATGGGAAATACTCTCATTAACAATAATCACTATGCAGCTGATGAG ATTCGGGAGAAACTGGTTCAGCTCCAGGAAAAGAGAGACAGGATCAACAAAAACTGGCAAGACAAGATGGACCATCTACAAATTG TGCTGGAGGTGCTGCAGTTTGGACGGGATGCCTATGTGGCAGAGTCTTGGTTGGCGGGTCAAGAACCTCTGGTGCGAGCAGCAGAGCTGGGCACAAATGTGGATGAGGTCGAGAGCCTAATTAAGCGTCACGAGGCCTTTGAAAAACTTGCTGCAGCCTGGGAAGATCGCTTTGTCCTACTGGAGAAACTAACTACA CTTGAGGAGCAGGAGATCCAGAGGAggcgagaggaagaggagagggcgCGCCGACCCCCCACACCACCCCCAGCTGAAGAAGTGGCACAATCTGAGACAGAAAGTCATGTACATGATTCTGCAGCCAG AACCAGTCTGGACCAGACCACCCTCAATCAGTCTGTGTCAGTGAATGGAGTACACAGTGATAATGACACATCTCAG CAGTCATTATCGCTATCGTTGTCAGTGGGAAAGAAATCAGAACCTAAACGTGTGTGTAAGCCAAAGCAGCCGGAGCGT GGCTCAGAGTCGGAGTCGGTGAACGGACCAGGTCGGGACAGTGGACTGGCATCTTCTCGCCTCGAGCCGTCTGCCACGTTACCAAGCAGGGGCGGAGCAGAGTCTGAGCCAGACACCATGGAGGGGATGCTCTGTCGAAAACAGGAGATGGAGTCCCACAGCAAAAAGGCAGCTAGCAG GTCTTGGCAGAACGTGTACTGTGTCTTAAGAAAAGGAAGTCTGGGTTTCTATAAAGATGGCAAGAGTGCCAGCAATGGCATTCCATATCATGGAGAGGTACCAATCAGCCTTGGTGAGGCTGTGTGTGAGGTAGCAAACGGTTAtaagaagaggaaacatgtaTTCAAGCTCAG GCTAGGAGATGGAAAAGAGTACCTGTTCCAAGCAAAGGATGAG tCGGAAATGAGCTCCTGGATCCAGTCCATCCTCAGTTCCATTCCAACAGGATCAGGAGACTCACCTGGAGGTCCGCGGGCCCTCAGCCGTGCCATGACGATGCCTCCCATCTCCCCCAGCTCAGGTGATGCTGGAGGTGTCACCATGCGCAACAAAGAAGGGAAAGATAAGGATCGAGAGAAGAGGTTCAGCTTCTTTGGCAAGAAGAAATAG